A portion of the Nerophis lumbriciformis linkage group LG37, RoL_Nlum_v2.1, whole genome shotgun sequence genome contains these proteins:
- the tap2a gene encoding antigen peptide transporter 2a, translating into MAKRCLVLRQVTALTLALCVDACFVYAAVVVEHAHGTGASSAWVFALLRCLALGAVTVAALGGLPPVPARLLAAHCALPAVMETGTAVLGLEDNRCGVVADARCWLMCTGASLAAAFFWETLLPVSDGEGKTQNKPRVLFMRVVRMYKPDYPAMLAAFFFLTLAVVCQMSIQFYTGKIIDNLRANYLPNEFFSALLLMGLYSLGSSLGAGCRGGLFTWARHSFTCRVNCKLFEALTKQEVGFFETVQIGELTSRLSTDTSMMGDTACLNVNVLLRNLIKMVANLVLMLQLSWQLTLIVLMVVPVSSLIQNIYNKHEQRLKLAIQNSLAEEKKTAHEILSGIRTVRSFSAEKHEARHYDNRLLDTNVLKNQRQTVRIVYLLGRRLTDLVMQVLILWYGRLFIQRGKMSTGHLVTFILYQSDLQYNIMALIYICSNMLNSVGAAAKVFEYLDREPQINTKGELAPNQLQGHIVFCNLNFAYPKRPDIPVLKNFSLELRAGEMTALVGPSGEGKSTCACLLKRWYEPGDGKILLDKVPLESYNCRYLSKKIALVNQEPVLFSGTIGDNIAYGLDDCSIHTIQEAAGLADAHNFIMQLDKGYDTEVGEGGSLLSKSERQRIAVARALARQPQVLILDEITSCLDEDSENKVLRNLANRLNQTLLVIAHRLNTIEKADQIVVIGGGRVQELGTHRELLAKKGIYCKVREKLATN; encoded by the exons ATGGCGAAGAGATGCTTGGTCCTTCGTCAAGTGACTGCTTTGACTTTGGCACTTTGCGTGGACGCCTGCTTTGTGTACGCGGCCGTGGTCGTGGAACACGCGCACGGGACCGGTGCGAGTTCCGCATGGGTGTTTGCGCTGCTGAGGTGTTTGGCGCTCGGCGCGGTAACCGTGGCGGCGCTCGGAGGACTGCCGCCGGTACCGGCTCGCCTCCTCGCCGCGCACTGTGCACTTCCCGCCGTGATGGAGACCGGGACCGCGGTGCTGGGCCTGGAGGACAACCGGTGCGGCGTGGTGGCGGACGCGCGCTGCTGGCTGATGTGCACCGGAGCCTCGCTGGCTGCTGCCTTCTTTTGGGAAACGCTCCTCCCGGTCTCCGATGGCGAAGGAAAGacgcaaaacaagcccagagtgTTGTTCATGAGAGTGGTCCGCATGTACAAGCCGGACTATCCCGCGATGCTCGCTGCCTTCTTCTTCCTCACCCTGGCTGTTGTCT GTCAGATGTCCATTCAGTTTTACACGGGGAAGATTATTGACAACCTGCGTGCTAATTACTTGCCAAATGAATTCTTCTCAGCGCTCCTCCTCATGGGCCTCTACTCTTTGGGAAG CTCACTGGGCGCAGGCTGCAGAGGGGGTCTCTTTACGTGGGCCAGACACTCTTTTACGTGCAGAGTCAACTGCAAACTGTTTGAAGCTTTGACCAAACAGGAAGTTGGGTTTTTCGAGACGGTACAGATAG GTGAACTCACAAGCAGGTTGTCTACGGACACCAGCATGATGGGGGATACAGCGTGTCTCAACGTCAACGTTCTGCTGAGGAACCTCATCAAGATGGTTGCCAACTTGGTCCTAATGTTGCAACTATCATGGCAGCTGACACTTATAGTGTTGATGGTGGTCCCGGTTTCGAGCCTCATACAGAACATCTACAACAAGCACGAGCAG CGGTTGAAGCTGGCCATACAGAACTCCCTGGCCGAGGAAAAAAAAACGGCCCATGAGATCCTTTCGGGTATCCGTACGGTACGGAGCTTTAGCGCTGAGAAACACGAGGCCCGTCACTATGACAACCGGCTGCTGGACACGAACGTCCTCAAGAACCAGCGGCAAACTGTCAGGATTGTGTACCTTCTCGGAAGGAGG ttgACAGATTTGGTGATGCAGGTGCTGATCTTGTGGTATGGCAGGTTGTTCATCCAGAGGGGGAAAATGAGCACCGGCCACCTAGTCACCTTCATCCTCTACCAATCAGATCTTCAGTACAACATCATG GCACTAATCTACATCTGCAGCAACATGCTGAACTCAGTGGGGGCCGCTGCTAAAGTGTTTGAGTATCTGGATCGAGAACCTCAGATCAACACCAAGGGGGAACTGGCACCCAATCAGCTTCAAGGACACATTGTCTTCTGCAATCTGAACTTTGCCTATCCGAAGCGCCCTGACATACCTGTGCTAAAG AACTTCTCTTTGGAGCTGAGAGCGGGTGAGATGACAGCGCTGGTGGGACCGTCGGGAGAGGGGAAGAGCACTTGTGCGTGTTTGCTGAAGCGCTGGTACGAGCCGGGGGACGGTAAAATCCTGTTGGACAAGGTTCCCCTGGAATCCTACAACTGCCGCTACCTCAGCAAGAAG ATCGCCTTGGTAAACCAGGAGCCAGTGCTCTTCTCAGGCACAATTGGAGACAACATCGCCTACGGACTTGATGACTGCTCCATTCACACCATTCAGGAAGCGGCTGGACTGGCTGACGCCCACAACTTCATCATGCAGCTGGACAAAGGCTACGATACAG AGGTAGGCGAGGGGGGCAGCTTGTTATCCAAGAGCGAACGGCAGCGGATCGCTGTTGCTCGAGCGCTGGCCAGGCAGCCACAGGTCCTGATTCTGGATGAAATAACAAGCTGCCTGGATGAGGACAGTGAAAACAAG GTCCTGCGAAACCTGGCCAATCGCCTCAACCAAACTCTTCTGGTGATTGCTCATAGACTCAACACCATCGAGAAGGCCGATCAGATTGTAGTGATCGGTGGCGGCAGGGTTCAAGAGCTGGGAACCCACCGAGAATTGCTGGCCAAGAAGGGGATCTACTGCAAAGTGAGAGAGAAGCTTGCCACAAATTGA
- the LOC133577292 gene encoding proteasome subunit beta type-9-like yields the protein MNKLYPLHQKIYCALSGSAADAQAIAELLRHQIRLHSAEIGEDPRVGAAATMVKNYSYLYRDELSAHLIVAGWDRRDGGQVFSTLSGGLVRQPFFVGGSGSSYVYGFVDAEYREGMGRAACQKFVLNTLALAMNRDGSSGGVAYLVTIDKHGAKESMVLGNNLPVFYNG from the exons ATGAACAAGCTGTACCCTCTCCACCAAAAGATCTACTGTGCTTTGTCGGGCTCGGCGGCGGACGCACAGGCCATTGCTGAGCTGCTACGGCACCAGATACGCCTTCACAG TGCAGAGATCGGGGAGGATCCCCGGGTCGGCGCCGCCGCCACCATGGTGAAGAACTACTCGTATCTCTACAGGGACGAGCTGTCGGCGCATCTCATCGTGGCAGGCTGGGACCGAAGAGACGGAGGGCAG GTGTTTTCCACCCTTAGCGGCGGCCTGGTACGACAGCCCTTTTTCGTGGGCGGCTCCGGCAGCTCGTACGTGTACGGCTTTGTGGACGCAGAGTACCGAGAGGGTATGGGCAGAGCCGCGTGCCAGAAGTTTGTGCTCAACA CGCTCGCCCTCGCCATGAACCGGGACGGCTCCAGCGGAGGCGTGGCCTATTTGGTGACCATCGACAAGCACGGCGCAAAGGAGAGTATGGTTCTGGGAAATAACTTGCCCGTCTTTTACAACGGGTGA